TTCAGACTTTTCGTTGGTAGAGATACGCCGTGTGAAGAATGCCCGACGAAGAAATCACAGGAAACCGGTCGGCTTGAAAGAGCCGTCATTCGTTACCCCCGAGTTAGGGGCATAGAGGGGGAAAGTTATTGGGATAATTATAGCGTACCTATTAAAAATGAAGCAGGCGATATTGTGAGCTTTATCCAGATTGCCAGGAATATCACTGATCAGAAGCGGGCCGCAGAACATATTCGGACTCTTACCCATGAGCTGATAAAGGCCCAGGAAAGAGAACGTCAGAAGATTTCCTGTGAGTTGCACGACAGCGTAGCACAAAATCTTGCCACAGCAAAAATCATCTGTGAAACGCTTTTTGTTAATCAGCCGACAGTCCCCCGCGAGATAAGGCATAGGGTGTCCGAATTGTCTAAGATTCTTCACGGATCCATTACAGCTGTGCGCGATCTGGCATATGACCTACGCCCCTCCGGTCTGGATCAATTGGGGCTGATCCAGACTACTTTTCAGTATTGTGAGGATTTCTCTGAAAAGACTGGGCTAAGCGTTGACTTTTCTTCCGCTGGTATGGATGATTTGAAAATGGATTCTGACACCGAGATCAACCTATACCGCCTGGTGCAAGAAGGTCTTAACAATGTCAGGAAGCATGCTGAAGCCACCCGTTCAATTGTGAAGCTAGTCTTATCTTTGTCTAACATTATCCTTCGGATAGAAGATAACGGCAAAGGTTTTGATGCGAACGACCGGTGGGTTACAGCATCGCAGGAGAAGCAATTGGGACTCACTAGCATGGAGGAAAGGGTTAGCCTGCTTGGAGGGACAATGACTATTCAATCCAGTCCAATGCGGGGCACAAAAATCTTTATAAAAGTTCCCTATGAGAGGGAAAAAGATTGACACAAAAGAAAACTATATTGATCGTTGATGACCATCCCCTTTTTAGGGAAGACCTCAAAGCTATTATAGGATGCGATGCCAGGTTCGAGGTGGTTGGGGAGGCAGGAGGAGGGCGCGAGGGACTCCAGGCGAAATTTAGGGGACGGGCGAAATTTAGGGGACGTTCGTGCAGAACGTGCACAATTTTTCTCTGCCCCCAACGTGCAAGGTCGGCCACAACTGATTGTTTCACAGCGAAGATGCAATGCAAGATTTGATTTAGCCGCAGACACACGCTGACTGACGCTGACAAATAGCTGGCCGAACTGGCCAGCTATTAACTGTCATGCCCTTCGGGCAATGTCTGTCCCGCCTGCGGGACTGATGGTTTTCATTTGCAACGTTAGGGTTTAAGAAACCCAATATAACCTCTCACTGAATTAGACAAAAAATATCTTTCCCGTTTCTGGACATCAGGTTCCATAAGTTCAAAGGCCTTTAGATCCGGATCCTTTTCCAGAAGACGATCCACGCATCTAGTGACAAGGTCATTATCTCCTGACGGGATTTCTTCCTGGACAAGGTCTTTCCATCTTAGAATCTGCTCCCGAAACCGCTCCAGCATCTGGTGCGAGCTGGGGGCATCTCCCCAATGGGCGTAGCACATGTGCTGGTCGTCAAAGGCCCTCAAACGATCTATGCTCGCCAAGAAGACTTCCAGAAAGAACCTGGGAGGAGTGGCTGGGCGCAAGTAATCAATATCTTGGATGGAGTAGTAATTCCCCCCGGCCTCACCGGCAAAAAGATGCCCCCCGTAGCCAAAACACAGATGGTGGGGGGCATGGCCCGGGGTATCAATAACGGCAAGGTTATCTATGTCGGCCTCGGTGTGGGAAATGAATTTCTCATGTTTCACGGCTCCAGGGGGGCCAAACGCCTCGGCAATCTCGGCAAGGACCTTGCGACTCCCCTCCCAAAGCCTTGTGGGATCCACAAGGTGTTTTATCCCTTTTTCGTGACACACAACCCTGGCCATAGGAAAACGCTCAAGACATTTGGCAAGTCCGCCTGCATGGTCAATGTGTATGTGCGTAAGAAGAATGTAATCCACCCTGTCCAGGTCCATTTTTTCCAGGGTTTCGATCAGGCTGTCCGCTGAATTGGCTGGGCCCACATCCACGACAAGATTGAGGTCTCCCCGATATACCCACGAACCGATGAAACGGTCAAAACCAGGAATGTCTTGTTTGATTCCTATGAGTGTGCAAGTGTCTTTTTTCAACACAAACCTCCAGGCCACCTCTAAAAATTGTCTATCGCCCCGATTATTGCGTTATGCTCAATGTGCTTCGCGAATCTTTCTGATATCTTCAACAATTGGGTCTTTTTTTATGTTCATTCTCCTTCAAGCTCCTCTGGAGAGCATATTACGGGGCAATTCATACCCATTTTCTTCAGCAACCCTGGCAATCCCCTTTTTTCATCTTTGCGTTATTGATGTGATGAAAGTTCCAAGTCACAAGAAAGTCCATGCCGTTGATGATAGCCAAAGCAAGCTGCGATATGATTTCCTCCTTTAGCCTCTTTCCAAAACCAGTCCCGATATGTATTTGGACTCTCAAGTAGTTAAGAATGTCCCCTTTAGTGTCTTGTTCGGCCTTTTGTTACGATGACAATACTCGGGAATTAGAACATTATGGGGTCTATACGCAATAGGACTTCCTGAAGTAGATCTTCCGGGCATTTGCTAATGAGAGCCGCCTTTCTAGCTCTGTAATCAAGAGAACGCAACTGATCTGACATGATCACCCCTGTGACTTTTTTACCTTTGGGTATGGCTACATAGAATGGATTTTTACGCTTTGTGTTGCTGATGGGGCAAACAAAAACAAACCCCAACTTTTTATTAAAAGCGCTATGACTTACTACTAAAGCTGGCCTGCTTCCCTTTTGTTCATGTCCAGCTTGTGGGTCAAAATTAAGGCGAATAAAATCTCCGCGTTTTGGGATATAGCCTACCAAACTTCCTCTCCTTCAGGTTTGCCCCATGAAACTTCTACGCTGGGCTCTTGCACTTGGGCGAGCAACTCGTCTAATGTGTATTTCTTTTGGTGAGACAAGGGCTTTAAAATCAATTTTCCATCCTCTAGTGAGCAACTTACCCGATCTTTTACGCCCAGATGGAGTGATTCTAATACGTGCTTTGGAAGTCGGATACCAAGTGAATTGCCCCATTTCCCAATTTGTAACTCCATATTATCTTGCATAGTTATACCTCCTTACATAAATGATATACATTGTATATCCGCAATAGAAGAATGTCAATTAAAAAATTGGTTTACTGGAATTGCTTTTGAGGCCTAACCCGCACACCTCGCATCTTTGGGGACATGCTTGACTAGTTTGACTTGGACCTTATTGGGGACCTCCTGTAATCGTCACCCTCGCAGACACCGTCAGATTAACATAAACAGAAGTCCAAGTAGTGATTCCTGAGAAATAAGTCCCCTTTTCTGGGCCTGAAACGGGAGAATTTTGGGGGACATTCTTTAGTTTTCAAGTTAATTCCGGTGTGTATATCCTCTGACCAACAGACCATTAAGCGCACCTGACGCGTTTATCTTTGACCTGTACAGCACGCGATAACCTTATGAAAAGACTTCGTCGACAGAAAACTTTGAAAGAAGAACAGCCCCCTTTTCCGTCTTCACCCCCAAAAGTTTGACAAATGCCAGAATGTCTACTAAATGCCTACTTGTAATGTAAAAAAGCAGCGTCCTGGGTAGTGCGTACCCTCCTTTCCCGTTCTAAACGTAGCTCATGGGAAATTGTTTTTTGGGACGCTGTGAGGGAGAACCAAGTAATGAGGCAAAACGCAAGAAACCTCAGGGTTGAGGAGGCAAAGCAGACTCAAGACACTGAGGGCAAAGTCTCCAAAGGTTCTTCAGGGGTGTGCTTGTTTCCCGCCAGGCTTGATACGGAGACGCGGATCGCCAAGGCAACTGCTAAGAAGCTTAACATACCCTTTGTGGATCCTTTGCGTGCGCATATTGAGCCCGCTGCTGTTTCTCTGATTGATTCACAGGTAGCCATGAGGCGGCAAGTTTTACCCATCCGCCTTGTCGATGATACGCTGCTGGTGGCCATGGCCTCTCCAGGCCAGTCAATTGCGGTCAGAAGTCTTGAACTCCTCACCGGGTGCAAAATTCGTCCCGCTGCTTCCCCGAAGAGCTCACTTCTTACGGTCCTGCGACAGGTCTACGGACAACCTGCGGAGGGCACTGTCAAACCCAGGCAGGAAGTGCCTCAAGCGACACGAGAAAAAGACACTGAGGAAGCGAGAACCAGGGCTCTCACCCTCTCTGTCATCTCGAACAAAGGGGGTGTGGGGAAGACACATTTTTCCATCAACCTTGCCTCTGCATTGGCTAAAACTGGAGCCAGAGTTCTTCTCATCGACGCTGATCTGGGTAGTGCGGACATTTCCAACAAGCTCGGCATCTTCCCTAAACATAACCTGCTGGATTTCCTAAATAAAGATAGTGGGCTGGAAAATCTCGTCGTGCCAACAAGATTCCACTTCGACCTTATATGCGGCGCATGCGGTGAATTGAGATTGGCCAATCTGTACTACGCCCAGAAGGTGAAGTTCCTCAGGCATTTCAAAGTGATAAGTCAGGGCTATGACTTTGCTGTCTTCGACCTTAGTGCTGGAATTGGACACGCAGTTCTCGATTTCGCATTAGGAGCTGATCAAACGGTGATCGTGACCACGCCCCAAGACCTAGTGTCCGGATACGCGTGTGCAAAGGCCGGTTTTTTCCGGTTTAAGCAGATCGAGGAAAGATTGGAGGGAAGACTTCCCAAGTATATTCCTGCGCTCACATTTTCTCCAATCTTGGTGATCAACCAGGTAAATCATCTTGAGCAGGGGGTCAAAATCTATGACGGGATTAAGAAAATTGTAGACAAGAGTATTAATACACGTGAAGCCCGGTTCCGAATGAAGCCTGAATATCTCGGAAGCATTCCGTACGACAGGAGTACTCTGCGCACAGCAGAGGAAAAAAGGCGTCCCTTTCTTCTCCACTGCCCCTATGTCAAGGCGTCCCAGTGTGTAGAACATATGTCAAAAAGATTCTACAAACCTGAGGACCCTTATAAATTGAAGGTAAGTTTTAAACATCCTTTCAGACGGTTTCTTGCAATAGCGGCTCAAAAGATTTAAGCTGCCCGCTAATCCTTTCACAGTTATACAGATCCACGCTGCTTGATGAGGGAACGGAATTGGTCGCCTCAGTTTATGCTGCCTTTCACCGTTAGAATTGGAAGTAGGCGAATCCGCGTCTGTCAATGAAAACATCTATCCGTTTTGAAAAATCGATACCCAACTGCCTGTCCAATGCTTGTCTTGCAAGAAACTCGCTGACCTTAAGATCCTGCTTTATTTCTGTTTTGTACTCACCCCGCAAGACTTCGGTTACCACACTACTAACGAAACCCGCCTTTTCTGCATCTTCCGGCCAGTAGTATGCGATAGTAACCACTTCGGATGTCGGAAACGCTGGGGCGCTTACTACGTTTTCTGCCTCGCCGGCAATTGTCATGCGAGAAGCCGTAGCTCTGAAACCCTTCTCAGATAGCTTCCGGACTATGTTTTCGGAAAAGTTCTTCGCCCAAATGCGGTAGTTTATGACAACCATATACTTAGAATTATTCTGGAATTCGGTTTTTTCCTTCTCTGTCTCTGTTTTTTTAGTGTTCAGTTCCGTCTTGTAGGCTGTAAATGCATCTTTCTTGACGGATTCTTCGGAGAGATCAGCAACATGTTTCTCAAGGCCCGCAAGCCGGAATTCTATTGGTTCTCTGTCTTTTCGGCCTGCTTCCTTCAAGTTGGCAGTGTTTGCTTCAAGCTGTTGTCTCAAGACAACGAATGTTTGGTTCAGTTCGGCTACCCTGGTCTGAAGTCCTTTTGCTTCCTCTTCATACAGGTTTGCTTTCTCAATCGCATCATTCATCTTGTCTGAGGCTCTCTGAGCAAGGTTACGTGCCACCGAAGCGGCTACTTCGGCGCTGGATGTCGCCTCCGTGGTTCGTTTAAGTTGATTCTCGATAAGATTGTCGACAGTGTCGCGAATCAAAAGTGGCACCCAGAAATAGCCAAAAACACCAAGGAAGGAACCAACAACCGCAATGGCGAGGACTACAAGCCAACACCTTCTTTTTGCCCACTTAATCTCATCTTTGAGGCTCTCAAGCACTCCTATCCGATTGAGACCATACATCTCTTCAGAGGAAGGCTCCCATTGCTCCTGTTCTTGGTTATCATTCGATGCTGTCATTTTTTGTGCCTCTGTTAATTTGGTTAGGGGCCTTCAAAGGGATATTCCATCACCCGGAAAAATACATTTGTCTACAAGAGGACAAGAGCTTGGGGCTCATCATGGAATCTCTTTATAATTGACGGCTTCGTAAAAAGTCCATCTGCGACGTTGCACTTCATCTTTCGTCATTGCGACGTACCGTATGTACGCCTCATTCCTCAAGATTCGCGCGCCTTGCATCTGGAGCTTTTTACTGTGCCGTCTGTTTGCGGACTTTTTACGAGTCCATCATAATTAGCTTTTGCGGGGAACAGAAAATCTTGGATTATCGCTATCATAACCGCGCTGTTTTTACAACGATTTCCAACGCGAGTTGACTTTTCAACCCATGACGACATTCATTGGAACATCAAATCACAGAGAGACCTCTTTGGGGACATCCGTGGCTAACACAACCTATTGGGGCAAACAGCAGACACGAAGGCTACGCGTTTTGTTTTCCCGAGAGGGTGTGAAGAACACCCCGTGTCTTCCATTCCTGTGAACGTATCCAACCTTTTGCGATCCCCAATTTTTTGTGATATCAATATAGAATCTGAATGGTCTCCTCCCATGCCTTAAGGGAGCCGTATTGACGTTGTCTTAGGGAAATGAGACCTTTGCAAAATGTTCTGGGGGATACGGGTTGACCAAGTTTACGGTTTGTCTTTTGTGGTTTCTGTGGATTAGTCCAGCAGCAGGTTCGTCTGAACAACCGGCGTTGGGCAAATCTACCAGTATCCCTGCCAGTTCATCAGAATCGGAAGTCGTGGAGCGACCCTCCGTTGACATGAACTTCCAGGACGCGGACATCCGTGATTTCATAAGCTACGTCAGCGAGGTGACAGGAACGAATTTCATCATCGGCCCCCATGTTAAGGGACGCGTCACGGTGGTGTCGCCCACAAAGGTCCCGGTGAATGAGGTTTTCAGTTTTTTTCAGTCGGTACTTGAGGTTCACGGATATACGACCGTGGAGGATGGGGGTGTGGTTAAGATCGTTTCCTCAGCAACGGCTCGGGGAAAAAGTGTAGAAACAGGGCTCTCAGAGGAACTGGGAATCGCACAAGACAGGTTCGTAACGCGAGTGATCCATCTCAACTATCTTAGTCCGGACGACGCGAAAAGCCTGTTGACTCCCCTGGTGTCCGAAGGTGGCGTCATTGTTTCTCACGCCCGGTCAGGGACGCTGATTATCACGGATTTCCTTCCTAACATTCAACGGTTGCAAAAGATCATTAAGGCCGTTGATGTGCCAAAGGCTCAAGAAGAGAACTCGGTCGTTGGAACATGAGGATACGGAAACGCTCACAAACGACAAAGAGGATTGCAGGTTTTTCTGAGATCGGGGTGACATGACAATCAGGGTCAAATCCTTTGCCGTCTCTGTTTTCATGGCTTGGCTATGCCTTTGTCCATGCCTTGTGCATGGTCAACACACACGGCCCCTTAGTGAGCCCATCGTGGTCAAGGTCATTCGCCTTGATCACGCGGATGCAGAACAGCTCGCCTCTGTTTTGCGACCTCTGCTAACCAAAGACGGCCGGATCACAGCTTATTCGGCCACCAATACCCTTATCATCAGAGACAGGAAATCCCTCGTTGAACAATTGGTTAGAGTGATCAAGGGGGGGAGTGAACCCTGAACGAAAAGCAGCGGGGACAAAGCAGCGGGAAGCCCCGTCTTCAAGTCCTATTTGGGCAACAGCCAGTGTAGGTTTGACACCGGCGCTATTCTGTTAGACGGTCTCCCCTGAGAGGCACAAAAAAGGGTGTGAGGGAGGTTTGAACAATGAAAAACTGCAAGCGGTTTATGATGTCCATGCCATGGGACGGCAAGTCCTTTCGAGGCATTGCCCTACTGCTCTTTATTACCTCTATGGCCATGGGACCATCCATCGCCCATGGAGGGCTCGCCGACCTGCTCAAGGGCCTTCAACAGGCCGTGGGGCTCAGGGGCGGACTTTCCGAGACAAAGATCATTGAGGGGCTCAAGGAGGCCCTCCAGGTTGGGACCAAGAACGCCGTGGAGGTCGTCTCCAAGGTGGGCGGCTACGCAGAGAACCCCCAGATCCGGATCCCCCTTCCGGGCGCCGTCCATCAGGTCGAGCAGATCATCCGGACGGCCGGGTACGGCGAGCAGCTCGATGCCTTTGAAATGAGCATGAACCGGGCCGCGGAAAAGGCGGCACCTCAAGCCAAGGCCATCTTCTCGGATGCCATCAAGGCCATGACCATCTCGGATGCCGCCACCATCCTTAAGGGCCGGGAGAACGAAGCCACCCTTTATTTCAAGGACAAGACCCATGACCCGCTCAGCCAGGTCTTTAAGCCCATTATCCGGGAGGCCATGTCCGGCGTGGGGGTGACCAGAAAGTTTCAGGCCCTAAACGACATGGTGCGCACCCTCCCCTTTGTGCAGCAATTCACCTTCGACCTGGACCAGTACGTGAACGACCGGGCCCTGGAAGGGCTCTTCTGGATGCTCGCCCAGGAGGAAAAGAAAATCCGCCAGGATCCTGCGGCCCGGGTGACCGATCTGCTGAAGGAGGTCTTTGCGAAGCAACCCTAGCCTCTCACAGACGGTACGGAGAGGCCGTGAATGGGGAAAGACGTGGAGCAATGGTTGCTCAGGCAATCTACGGTTTCCTCATTCTGGCGGTTTCCGTTTCCTGGTTGTGTCTGTGTGCGTCTGCGGCAAGAACAAGGCAACTCTGAACCCGGAACCGAGGAAGGGGGTCCCTATGGAAATCATGCGCATCAGGATCGGTAGAATTTCGTTTTCCTCAATCGGGCGTTTCACCGCAGCGGGCTTCCTGTGCCTGGCTCTTCTTGCAGGGGCTGCCCATGCACAGGTGACAATGCCTGCCCATGGCGCTCTCAAGCAAATGACCCAGGAGGCCATGCTCGATTTTGCCTTGGCAGTGAAGGCAAAGGATTTTACGGTCTTCTACACAAAGATATCCCAACTCTGGCAATCCCAGACCACCAAGGAGCAATTGGCCCAGCTCTTCAGGTCCTTTATTGATCAGGATATCGACTTGACCATCCTGGCCGGCCACGAGCCTGCCTTCAAAAAGAAACCCTATCTGGACCCTAACGGATGGCTGGCGCTGCAAGGGGGCTATGAGGTTTACCCCTTTATCGTAGACTTCACCCTCAAGTACCTTTACGAGGCCCCGGCATGGAAACTGGTAGGCATTGATGTGGAAACATCGCCCATGGCGGGATCCAGGCCCACACCAGGGGCCATGCCCACAACAGAGGAACTCCAGAAGATGGTGGAGGACACCATGCTGGATTTTGCCCGGGCCGTCAACTCCAGGGATTTTTCCGGGCTTTATGCCAGGCTTTCAGAAAGTTGGAAAAAGCAGATCACGTTAGAGAAACTGGCCGCCACCTTCAAGCCTTTTTCAGACAACAACATTGATTTGACGGGGCTCAAGGGACATGAGCCCGTATTCACCCAGGCGCCCTCGATAAACGAAAAGGGGTTGCTGCGCCTTAAGGGCATCTATAAGGTCTATCCGCTTGGGGTTCCCTTTGATCTCACCTACATTTATGAGGCGCCATCGTGGAAGCCCTTTGGCGTGAATGTCAAGGTCACCCCCATGGCCGCACCCAAGGCCCAGACAGGCGGTATCCCCCCGGAACCACAGCTCAAGGAGCTGGCCCACCGCACCATGCTGGACTTTGCCCGTGCCGTGAAGGCAAAGGACTTCGGGGATTTTTATGACACCGTGGCAAAGGTCTGGCAGAATCAGACCCCCAGAGATGCATTCGGCCGCCTCTTTAAGGCATTTACAGACAAGAACATCGATCTTACCATCATCGATGGGCTCGATCCTGCTCTTGAGAAAAAGCCCTATCTGGACAATAACGGGTGGCTTCATCTGGACGGGGCCTATCCCACAAAGCCGTCGGAAACCCATTTCAACCTGAAGTATTTCCCGGGGGATGGTGGTTGGAAGCTGGTGGGCATAAACATTCAGATCAGGTAATCCCCCTGACTTCCCGAACCGCTCTCTCATAGAGGCTACAAAGAGACGGGGAAGCGGGCGAGAGACCAAAAAGAATCTCTCACAGAGTTCACAGGCTTTTCTGTCACAAAACCGACCTGGGAGGAAACACATGCTTGAGATGGTGAAGAAACACAGGGCCAATCTGGGACGATTCTGGTGCGCCTTCTGTCAGCTTACAGGATGCATCGCCTTTCGCAGTGTCGCCATAGACACACCGGATGTATGGAATCGCCTCTTTGCCGCCTTTGCCCTCAACCTGGCCCTAGTGGGCCTGGCCTGGGTGACCATCTACGGCCTTGAGAAGCGGATCGTCGACCTCATGAAGGGGTGAGGCCGAGAAGCGGGGAAACGAACTGGCGAGAGAAAAGAATGTATCTCACAGGCCGAGAAGCCCCGGAGGAAGATCGTGCTCGGGACGGGAAGAGGGACATTCTATACTGGTGTTGTTGTGGGCGAGTCCCAGGTGTTAGCATGGCACCTGGAAAAATCTGATTCACCGTGCAACATGTCAAGGTGAAGCTTTCGATGGCCTAAGCCTGATTTCTGGTTCCGCTAACCGTACAGATTTTCTATATCCCTCATATGATAACAAACGTTCTTGATAGTGAGATTGCCATGTCAATTTTAGCTTTCTCTCTAAATCAGAAAAGGGTCTGCTTCACTATTTTCCGAACAAACCTTTCACCTTGTCGGTGACTGCTTCCACCTCCTTTTTGGCGTCTTCGCCAGCTGTCTCCAATTGCTTTTTAGCCCTATCGCCTGCTATCCCGATATTCGAACCCAGGGCCTTAAGCCCTTGGTTCAGGGTATCAGTGACAGCCGGGGAAATGATGTTTTCGTACAGCGCCGCGAACACTTCCTCAAATGCCTCGGCAGGCGATGCGCCATTCTTTTTCTTTCCAATATCCTTGAGGTGGATGTCTGGCAGCGACGCGCTTACGGTCTTACCAGCAAGCACGGACATAGCTAAGTTTACCTTTCCGTCACTCACGATGAAGTTTCTGATCAGGATCTTCTTCCCTTCGCCTTCTTTCTGAGGCTGCTTTTTGGAGGGCTCGCCCGGATCCACGGTGCTTTTCACGTTGTTTAAAATGGTTCTGAAGTTGTCTGTTCCGC
This genomic interval from Deltaproteobacteria bacterium contains the following:
- a CDS encoding MBL fold metallo-hydrolase, yielding MKKDTCTLIGIKQDIPGFDRFIGSWVYRGDLNLVVDVGPANSADSLIETLEKMDLDRVDYILLTHIHIDHAGGLAKCLERFPMARVVCHEKGIKHLVDPTRLWEGSRKVLAEIAEAFGPPGAVKHEKFISHTEADIDNLAVIDTPGHAPHHLCFGYGGHLFAGEAGGNYYSIQDIDYLRPATPPRFFLEVFLASIDRLRAFDDQHMCYAHWGDAPSSHQMLERFREQILRWKDLVQEEIPSGDNDLVTRCVDRLLEKDPDLKAFELMEPDVQKRERYFLSNSVRGYIGFLKP
- a CDS encoding AbrB/MazE/SpoVT family DNA-binding domain-containing protein produces the protein MELQIGKWGNSLGIRLPKHVLESLHLGVKDRVSCSLEDGKLILKPLSHQKKYTLDELLAQVQEPSVEVSWGKPEGEEVW
- a CDS encoding type II toxin-antitoxin system PemK/MazF family toxin, translating into MVGYIPKRGDFIRLNFDPQAGHEQKGSRPALVVSHSAFNKKLGFVFVCPISNTKRKNPFYVAIPKGKKVTGVIMSDQLRSLDYRARKAALISKCPEDLLQEVLLRIDPIMF
- a CDS encoding AAA family ATPase, which gives rise to MRQNARNLRVEEAKQTQDTEGKVSKGSSGVCLFPARLDTETRIAKATAKKLNIPFVDPLRAHIEPAAVSLIDSQVAMRRQVLPIRLVDDTLLVAMASPGQSIAVRSLELLTGCKIRPAASPKSSLLTVLRQVYGQPAEGTVKPRQEVPQATREKDTEEARTRALTLSVISNKGGVGKTHFSINLASALAKTGARVLLIDADLGSADISNKLGIFPKHNLLDFLNKDSGLENLVVPTRFHFDLICGACGELRLANLYYAQKVKFLRHFKVISQGYDFAVFDLSAGIGHAVLDFALGADQTVIVTTPQDLVSGYACAKAGFFRFKQIEERLEGRLPKYIPALTFSPILVINQVNHLEQGVKIYDGIKKIVDKSINTREARFRMKPEYLGSIPYDRSTLRTAEEKRRPFLLHCPYVKASQCVEHMSKRFYKPEDPYKLKVSFKHPFRRFLAIAAQKI
- a CDS encoding DUF4197 domain-containing protein, which translates into the protein MKNCKRFMMSMPWDGKSFRGIALLLFITSMAMGPSIAHGGLADLLKGLQQAVGLRGGLSETKIIEGLKEALQVGTKNAVEVVSKVGGYAENPQIRIPLPGAVHQVEQIIRTAGYGEQLDAFEMSMNRAAEKAAPQAKAIFSDAIKAMTISDAATILKGRENEATLYFKDKTHDPLSQVFKPIIREAMSGVGVTRKFQALNDMVRTLPFVQQFTFDLDQYVNDRALEGLFWMLAQEEKKIRQDPAARVTDLLKEVFAKQP